The DNA region TCACAGTCTTCACTAACACTGCGGGCAAATaaaggaacagaaggaaaaaggCGAAGGGTCTCCTTAATAACACATTCCAGATACCGAAGTTTCTTCAGGTCTTCTACGGTAGCGGGACGGTCAGACCTCCCTGATGAAAGCAAGTAGATAAGATGACCTGAAAGAGCGGTGGGGGCCAGGGGTGCACATATCGAAAAAGAACACGTGGATCAAGGCAGGGGATGCTAAACACCCATCAAATACCCATCAAAGAAGAACACGTGGATCAGGGTACTGGATGCTAAATACCCACCAAATATCCATCAAAGAAGAACACGTGGATCAGGGTACTGGATGCTAAATGCCCATCAAATATCCATCAAAGAAGAACATGTGGATCAATGCACCAGATGCTAAATACCCATCAAATACCCATCGAAGAAGAACACATGGATCNNNNNNNNNNGGGTACTGGATGCTAAATACCCATCAAATACCCATCAAAGAAGAACATGTGGATCAATGCACCAGATGCTAAATACCCACAGCTAAAGCAGAATTTCTAACACTATgcataatcaaaataaaatgaggcAATATGCCAAGTAAAATGAATAGACActaaaggtcacatattgtacgAATCCATGTATAAGTAGTactcagaataggtaaatccacagagacagaaagtaaatcagAGGCTGCCAGGGCCGGGGGAAGGAGGAATCAAGAGGGTCTGCTTAATCGCACCAGGTTTCCTTTCGAGGtgctgaaaatgttctggaattaggtaGATGTaactattgtacaacatggtgaaggtactaaatgccactgaaatgtacatttttaaatggcagaTTTTACATTATGTGACATTTACCTcagtaaaaaaataacataagGAATTAATACTTGCAACTCACTACACAAAGATTGgttgctcaaaaaatatttcttttgagatggagtcttgctctgtggcccagactggagtgcagtggcgcaatctcggctcgctgcaagctccgcctcccgggttcatgccattctcctgcctcagcctccggagtagcctggacttcaggtgcctgccaccacgcccggctaattttttatatttttagtagagacagggtttcaccgtgttagccaggatggtctcgatctcctgaccttgtgatctgcccgcctcagcctcctgaagcgctgggattacaggtgtgagccattatgcccagcctAGTTGCTCAAAAATTTTAGAACTAGGATTGGGGGTAGAAGAAAAAGTGAGACACAATAAGCAGAAAACACGAGAAGCACAGAGCAAAGATTCTAGTAATGATGACTGTGTCACTGATGCTGCAGGACCAAAAACCTTTGTGAAACCGGCAATGAACTAAACATGGCAGGGGATACCAAAGATCGGACCCTATTCCAAAAGAACTTGTGAGCTTTGAGAAGACTAAATTTACCCACTCAGGGCAATCTAAGCAAAACGAAAATcagtgtaaaaaaaataaaatgatgacaaAAATGTTGCCAAACGGTTTAGAAGGTGTTCATTCTGCAAAATAAAagcttgcctctttttttttttttttttttttttgagacggagtctcgctctgccgcccaggctggagtgcagtggccggatctcagctcactgcaagctccgcctcccgggttcacgccattctcctgcctcagcctcccgagtagcggggactacaggcgccgccacctcgcctggctagtttttttgtattttttagtagagacggggtttcaccgtgttaaccaggatggtctcgatctcctgacctcgtgatccgcccatctcggcctcccaaagtgctgggattacaggcgtgagccaccgcgcccggccaagcttgCCTCTTAATATGCAATTCCAGTCCCGGCACAATCTGCACACAAAACTGCTTTGCCATCCTCATCTCCCAGTGAATGAGAGATGAGTTCTCGCGGTCTCTCACTCTCCACTATTGCCGTCCACACCAGAAACCTTTCCATTTCTGTGCTGTTGCTCAtctgcttcctctctttctaGAACGCCTTCTCTCTCCAGCTTTACACCTTTAgttttccttcccctcttctcGCTATAAAACTGCATCAGATACCACTTGCTGCTTGACTAACTCAATTCCTTTTCACCTTGCAGCTATTGGGGGCCATGTGACACGTGATTTTCAAAAAGGATAAAATTGATGGAAGCCCCTTTGTGGCAGGCTGATAATGGGCCCCAAACTGTCAGGTCTTAATCCCTGCCATCTGTAAATGTTACCCTAtttggaagaagagaattctTGGCAGATTTGATTAAATTAAAGATCTTATAGTGGGGcaattatccaggtgggccctgaACGCCATCACAAGTATGTCACAAGTATGTTTGTGAGagaaagacacacaaacacacacacatgcacacacacaccacacacgcatgcacgtgtgtgcacacacacacacgcagagaaaagagaaggcaaTGCAGAGACTGGCAGAGATGCCAGCAATGCAGCTGTCAGTCAAGAAACGCTGGCAGCCACCGGAAGCTGAAGAGGCGAGGAGGAGTAATGTGGGCTCAGTGACACTGATCTTTGACTCAGGTGTCCAGAACTGTGAGGGAACAGACGTCGCTGCTGTGAACCTCCCCATCTGTGGatttgtcacagcagccacaggacACCAAGACACCCGGCACCCCCACCTGCTCTTCCTGCCTTGAAGATGAATGTGATGCTCGGAACGCCAATCAAGAGAACAAAAGCCAAGACGGTAGGGATGGCAGGGAGCAAAAGGGCAAGTCTGGGACCCTGGACATCCTACTGGCAGGACTTTTCCCCCGGCTGCTTGCTGTATAATAGAAATGTATCTCCTGGTAGCTTAATCCATCTCTTCTCTCCTTTGTGGTGAGATGCAATCTGTGAAACAGCCTTCCTGTACCCTTCTGAATAGTTTCACCAGCTCCTCGTTTCTCCCAAAGAGCACCTCTTCATTCAAATGCACAGCCCATGACTCAAAGCTTCACATCGGTGTCTGTTTTGCCTGGGAAGCAGTGAGACCCTTGAGGACGGGAGCACGCATCTGTGCACCCCAGCATCCGGCCCAGTACGGTCACTGGCCAGGCGACTGGCAGAGGCCTGCGGGTGAACGGACGAGACCTTGCAAAGGGGATGGTACTGGAAAGGATCACGCAGGGGAGCCTTCCTGCTCATTACGCTGTGTTTACAACACAGTGACATCTCTGCAGGGGACTTAGTACCACAATATAACCAGGGAAGGGGCCAGACATACCAAACACGTCATCCAGCTCATGGTCCACTTTTTTCTGGACTTCTGGGTTAGACCCCAACAGGTATAAGGACCAGTTCATTGCAGCTGCAGTTGTGTCGTGGCCCTACAAATGGAGAAAACAGTAGCTTAAAAAGCAGAGTTACGCTGCGATGATCAGGAGTGACCAGAAACCTCTTTTGAATTGTCTCCAGATTTGATGGCTGCACTGTGACTGCAGGACATAAGAAATGAATTCCGTGCAGCACCTTACCTCGGTGATAAACAAGGAAACAGTCCCTGAAAAGCGGAGGTTCATGCCTAGAGATGACAGCTCTGCGCTGCACGGTGGTGCGCACTGGTGGGACGTGCCTGTGCTGTATTAACAAAGGGGGCGTTCCACGGGCGCTAGGCGAGCTGGGCCTTTGTGAATAGAACGAAGTCTGATTTTCATGAGCCTGCTTGTCAGGTCTGTACTTCTCTGCCTTCCCCCATCTGTCAGGTGGGCCTTGCCTGTTGGTGGCGGGTACCAGCGGGGTAGAGGTATGGTTCTAAGTCATATCCTCTGCATTAAAAATTGACCAGCCTGTGGAGGAGGCCGCAGTATCACACCTGCTATGCCTCCCTTTcaatgcaaagaagaaaagaattagaaTATTAAGGAATGTTAGAGATGGAAGAGAAATCATTAGTCTGGTTCTGGTTGTTTTTGTGAGATTGAGAGGAgatggatgtgtgtgtgcacgtgtgtacatgtgtgtatgggggtgtgtgcatatatgcatgtgtgtacgtgGCTATGtacatgtgcttgtgtgtgcatttgtgtttaTGTATACACGAGTGTACATGGCTTTGTGCATTTgactgtgtgcatgtgtatttatatgtacatccatgtatgtgtatgtgtctatgtgcatatgtgtatgtaggtgtgtacatgtgtttttgtatgtgtgaTTACTTGCATAAATGTACATgaatgtgtgcacgtgtgtggggtggtgtgtgtatatgtatgtgtatgcatgcatgtgtgcatgtgggtatatatgtgtgtgcatgcatgtgtatgtgcatgagtatctgggtgtgtgtgtatatttgtgtttgtatacacgtgtgtgcatgtgcatatacatgtttgtgtatgtgtgtgcatgtatgtatgtgcatgagtgtatgtgtgtgcatgcatttttgtatgtgtgtatatgtgaatgtgtgtttgtGGGTATATacatgtgtctgtgcatgtgtgtgtatgtgcatgagcgtgtgtgtgtagacatgtgcatgtgtgtttgtgcatgggTGTACAtgagtgtatgcatgtgtgtgtgtgtgtacatgcacaagGTGAAAATGTGAGAAGGTCTCTCCACTTCAACATCAAATAACACCTGGTATGTGCTGCATACTTCTTATAGGCCAATCACGATTCTCAGGGCACCTTTACAGATCTAATCATCATAACTATTTCATGAGGCTTGTgctattaaaataagaatattcagGCCCAGAACGGCTAGGGGAGATGCTTGAGGTCATGGTTCCAGCATGTTAGCTGGGATGTGGTCTTAGAGCCCACACACTTAACACCTCTCTACTTTTCAGCTAATTTAGATGTCCATTTTCTGCTTAAGATTTATTTTCAGTAAAGTTTTCTGCTTTACAAGGTTTAAAACTGCCAATGTAGACCATCTCTCTCTTTACACATAGGAAAATTGTGAAAGAGCTCTGGAATGATCAGAACTATCTTATTTGGCTAATTAGGACAGAACCTGAACTGGGACTCGGATCTAAAGACCCTTCACACAGCTTTTTTCTACCGTGTCGTGGAGCCTCACGCCAGAGTGCACACGCTTGGCACTGCTGCCAGAGGCTGCCGCAGAGCAGCTAACACGTGGGTGGCAGGCAGAGCCATTAAAAACTCAAGtgcctggccgggcgcagtggctcacgcctgtaatcccagcactttgggaggccgagatgggcggatcacgaggtcaggagatcaagaccatcctggctaacacggtaaaaccccgtctctactaaaaatacaaaaaactagccgggcgaggtggtggcgcctgtagtcccagctactcgggagactgaggaaggagaatggcgggaacccgggaggcggagcttgcagtgagctgagatccggccactgcactccagcctgggcgacagagcgagactccgtctcaaaaaaaaaaaaaaaaaaaaaaaaacaaacaaacaactcagGTGCCTTTCACTCTGCTCCACGTGGAGGATATTACTACATGGCTTCTAAACACCATGCTTTATCTATTTTGCAAGCCACATAAAGAGAAAGTCTCTCTTTGTAGAATTTAGTATTTAAGCTATCTTTGTAAAAagcatttcatatatatatatatatgtataaatttgaGATCAGAGGTCTCTTCAGAATCATGAACTGGCTGATTCTCTGTGGGAGGGCTCTTCCTGTCCTCTTTAGGTAGAGCAGCTCACGGCAGGGCAGTAGCTAAGCACTCATCTGCTGGAACCTCAGAAAGGAGGGGGTGAGGAAGTGGACTTGCGGGTCTCGGGGGTTGGTAAGAAGTCTGAAGCCATGTGGAGAACTGAGAGCAACAATCTCTGGCTGCTCTTCTGCTTGGGAAAACTCTGACAAGTCTTAGGTTTTCCTGAGGAAAAACAAATGCGTCTACTGCTATGCCCAGCACTAGTCAAAATCGTTTCCTGAAGAAGGAAGTTCAGTTAATCAGTttcttaaattttgtaatttctaattaaaatataatgaatctTCCTTAGTTACAgtaaactactttaaaatttgattaagttttaaaagataatgcTAAAGATTCTAACAATAACTGAAATTTGTTTAATGATATCTGAACATAACAATATGCAATACCTCAAACATGAAGGTGTCAACTTCTTCTCGAATATCTTCATGACTTAGCCTGTTCCCTTCGTCATCAGTCACACTTAAAAGCAAGTCAAGAAAGGCCCTGCGTTTATTTTTGGAGGGGGCGGAGTCCCTGCCATCACCTCTACAGTCTTCATCCACGTTCATTTCATTGGCCCGTTCAGCGATAACCTGTACGATTTGCATGATAATCACATGCTTCTGCTTGAACCTGGATGCACGCTGGTAacacattttcttataaaatacgctagtttctttcatttattttttccaagcCTTTCTATTTCAACATTTCGACAACATAGGCTCTTGTGAAAACACAGTAAAGCCTCATTAATATTTTGGGGATTATTTggtgaaacttttaaaaacaaatgtaatgtCACGCAAATTCCTAATTTTCAGGTGCTATTTTTGCAGTCTTTTCAACACAAGAATAGAATCATAGTCTACTAGATAGTACCCTAGAGATTTGATCGTGCTAATGAGAAAAAGTTTAAGTGGTGGAGTGAATGCAATCATTATACAATACTCTAATTATAGACTTAATTACATGTTGTAGGGGAGAAAAGAAACAGCAAGTAGATTAGTGAATTCACCCTCTATGCTTGCAATTCCTGCTGCCTGAAATGCTTTCCTCAGAGGCCTGCATGGCTGCCCCTTCCCTTTTtccagatctctgctcactctCACACGATCAGAGAGACCTCCCCTCATCCTTGCCACCCCCGTCCCTAGCATTACGACGCTTCCTAACACTGCTTTATCTTTCTCCGTTTCCCTTGCCACCTGACATTATGTGATACTTCTAATATGCTTCTTATTAGATGTGATATTATACTTATGTTACACTTATTACTTAGCCTCTTTCTCTTCCAGCTCAAACTCTGCCATGCTTGTGCATGTCCTTGTTCATTGATTATATAGAGTACGgcttggcatttaaaaaatactcactAGATACTTCTTGAATGGATAAAAGAAGGAAGGCCCATACACTTAATTTGGTTGTCCATTTCAACCTTCTTTTCCTACCAGGTAATTGACCAAACCTGCTACTAAGTGGCCTAAATAGATTctaagctctttgagggcaaaACACCATGTCTTCTTTTATTCTTGGTGGAATTCCTACAGCTCAGGCCTCAGTAGGCAATTCTCAATGTTTATTAAATGGATAATATTGTCCATTCAGTCAGGAATTCATTTAATCATTGCTATTAAATATTAATGcataaaatttaaggaaaagtTTAACTGTGAAATATAACCTGCTGGCTATTCTCCTATAACCAGGTGATCACACTCCACTGTGGCCAGCTCAGCCAACATTGCATTCACAGAACGTCGACtgatttatttatcatttgttcTCTTGGGGTAGGGTACACTTCACCACAAGGATGTAATTCCAATAGATTTTAACCAAAATTTACAGCAAAGAAAGGACATATTTATATAGCCAGTTTTTTCAATAcactaaaattataatttgatgtatattttcaattaaatcTTGCTTTTTCAAAACACATTATTAACACAAAGATTGGCATCCTATATTCAAAACAACATCACTATCTTCTGGTTCCTTTTgaactggaaataaaatactaatatctagttaattttaatgttttccaaGTTAAGATACTGCTATCAAGGCTCCCTGCCTTTGAAAATGACTGCCAGATCCAAACATTTTCCAGAAAACTCCTATACACagacatttgtttctttattctttcacatAGCACCCTGTTTGTTAATAAGTGTTCATAGCTCATATCACATGTTGTAATTATGTGTTGATAGATCATCTCTCCTACTAGAATAACTTCCTTTCAGGTAGGGACCATATACACATGTCCTACTCATTACTAAATTTCCAACATTTGGTATGGTGTTTGGCACTTACTGAGCacttaattaatatttgttgaatacataatttaagtataaatatgctaaataattatttctattattattcaacttttattttctgagatataGGCTCAATAGTCCTACACCGGGTATGTTAACAAAATATCGACAGCATGGACTTAccaaaagttctggaaatggatggtggggatggttgcacaacatcGTGAATGCACTTAATACCACCAAACTGTACAGTTAAAATGGTTGTAAAGGAAAATTTTATGTTACgtctattttaccacaattttaaaagtcaGGGACTTACATTGTTGGTAAAAGTATGGAGGATCTTAAGGCTCTTTTTGTGTTCCCATCCTTCTTTAAACATAAGATACCAGAGGTCAAGCCAAAGCCAGGGCATCTTTATTCTTCGAAATATCATCTCACTCATTCTATAGATGGGAAAAAAATACATCAGCTGTTGTATCAGAAAGGTGTATTTCTTGAGCACTTCTTTGGTACCTAGCCTTGATGAAGGCAATCTGGAAATGATGATGACTGTCTTAGAGGCTACTAAGAGCTCCATGCTTTATGCTCAACAGTGAAGGTACGGGCTATTATGCATCCCATGAAGCCTCAGAAAATAATGGGTTCTTTAAAGGAATGAAGAATCCATTATAAAACATTCTTCCTAGATAGCCATCTGGCCTCTGCTTCTGTTTCTCCAGGGCGAGTTTTCCACTCTGCCTAGGGCCTCTGTACCAGGGGCTGAGATGAAATCGGCCTCCTTTTAAGGTCCATCATTGGTTTGACCACTCCTCTGGAGTGACAGAAGACAACTGGCTGCCCTCTTCTACAAGCGAGGGCTCTCAAAGTACCCATCTGTCACTTGGCTGTTCTGGCACCTCCCTCTCATGTCCAGCCATAGAGCAGAAAGACGCCTACGTGATCTCCTGCAGGACCAGCTTAGATGCTGGTTCTTCAGAAAGACCTTTCCTGGCCTCTCACTCTGTAGGAtactttcttgttttcctctCCGATATCAATTTGATCTTCTCTTCCTGAGCAATTATTACAACTCATGAATTTCTTTGTCCGATGCCTGACTCCTGTGTTATTCTGTTTTGTGTACTACTACAAAACCAATCAGTACGCTGTGCAATGATTGGAAGATcacagatgcttaataaatgttggttaaaatgaagtgaaatgaGCAAGAGATTTAAATGTACTCAGCTCAATGCACTTCTCTGTACTTCCTCAAGTCCTTGCCCTGCCTCTTAACAGGTGAATAATTGCAAGCAATTTTAGAGTAAAATTGACTGTTTTGATGACTAAAACAATACCTACTGGGTGcagaaaatatgagaaagaagaataacaacaaaaggaaagcaaaagaatGAGAAACACATACATGAGACAATAAGAACCACGGCTAACATTTGGTTATAGTATCTGCTAgttttctttgaataatttttaaatataacaattatCATAGTGCAGAAAACTGTATCTGTCTTTTCTCAGCATCACAATGTAAGCATCATTATCTACAATATAATGTAATCTCAATGTTAGAGAGTAATCATTTTAAAGTACTGCATAATCTAGATGTGCCATAATTTACATAACCTTTACTCTACTGCTTACCACATGCTTACGTGATGAGGTTAACTTCTAGTTTAATGGTTAATTTTGAAACCATAAAAAGATACAACACAGAAATTGTTagtgataatttttaaagtcCAAATCAATAATTTTCGAAATAACTGAAAGGACTCCATTTACCTATAAACTGCACGGACATACTCGGAATCATCATTACTTTGAGCACCAATAGTCTTCCCCATAGCTGTTTCTATAAAATATGGGTGAGAAGCAACCATTCAATTCATGCACGTTAGTTATCTTGTGTTTACATCCTGCTTTCTCCTTGTACTTTTCAgaattctccttcctccctttacCCCCTTTTCTTGTACAGTCCACTTCTACTCCCTGTTCCTGTTCTTCCTTCCCTTCGCCTCCCTGGGCAGTTGCTCCGTGCCTGCCCCGCTCACAGCCCTGGGCGTGGCTGCTgctcctcagaaggctgacaCGGCAGGAGAACCGCTCTGAAGAGCCCACCACCCTTTCCAGTCCCCCATTCGCCTTCCCAGTGGATTGTCATTTCCTATTTGGGCCATTTGCTCCGTATGTCATAAATTTAGAAACAGATCGATGAGACTCACCACAGATGATATCTAAGGCACAAAGAGTGATGTAAACAAAGCAGTTAAATGCTTCTTGGTTAACatgtttttcaagtttcttaaCCAATATATTTGCTTGTTCATTCATGATATCTAAGAAATCTTCCAGAATGGTAAAATGGAAAGTGGGTGTTAACATCTTTCTCCTGGAGCGCCATTTGTTTCCAgtactagaaataaaatatgtggttacaaaaaatacacatatagagagagacagaaagagaaaagtaacatCCAAAACGATTAAAGCATAAATATAGCAAGTCAACAAAATTCTCCTGAAACACCTTCATCTACAGAGTCTCAAATGCTTTTGGCAGAATGACAAAGATATACACGTATCTATAAAATATTCATCTATAGTTACAAAACATGAATATTTTGGATGTTGTTCTataatattaatgtttaaaatagcaTTCATAAAATcgaaaaatttaagaatttttctcaatttctgaGTTCCAACTttctaacaaattattttttctccttccatcAATAACTCAGTCCTCAGATGATCCTCACTCTCCACGGTTCTACCTTGATCTCTCCCCTGCTCCACTTCTCCGAAGTCCCTACTAGGCTCCTGCCTTGCCCTTGTGGGGACCTCTCTGAGAGGCTGGAACCCTGTTTCTAGATACCAGCTCACTGTACTTCTCTGGGGCTATCTTTTTGATCGGATTTTCAAGATTTCCCTGCTCCAGATACTCGTTGCTTTACTGTGTCCTCCATCCTGCCCAGTCCCGTCCATCAGCAACTTCTGAGTCTTCCTGAACACTGGCGATAGTCACTATTGGATACCACAGCTGGAGATAACCGTTCACCTCGACTCTTGGCCTCTTGGCGGGCAAAGGCCAGCTGCCAGCTGGACCTTCCTTTCCagcctttctcctcctttctgaCAGCACAGTCCTGCTACAGAAAAAAGCTACCCTGTGTCAATTCCTGAAATAACAAGTTGCTGGTAGAAGTAACCATTTCTATAGACAGCTTTACAAAGGTACACTGGCATACCTTGTAAGAAGTCCTAGGCCAAGCCATGGTTCTAAAAACTTGTACATAGAGGATTTGTCAATTTGCTTTGAACTAGTTAAAATTACCttaggaagagaaaaacatattttagagaC from Piliocolobus tephrosceles isolate RC106 chromosome 3, ASM277652v3, whole genome shotgun sequence includes:
- the LOC111548494 gene encoding cytochrome P450 4V2 isoform X3 gives rise to the protein MVALYNAENVEVILTSSKQIDKSSMYKFLEPWLGLGLLTSTGNKWRSRRKMLTPTFHFTILEDFLDIMNEQANILVKKLEKHVNQEAFNCFVYITLCALDIICETAMGKTIGAQSNDDSEYVRAVYRMSEMIFRRIKMPWLWLDLWYLMFKEGWEHKKSLKILHTFTNNVIAERANEMNVDEDCRGDGRDSAPSKNKRRAFLDLLLSVTDDEGNRLSHEDIREEVDTFMFEGHDTTAAAMNWSLYLLGSNPEVQKKVDHELDDVFGRSDRPATVEDLKKLRYLECVIKETLRLFPSVPLFARSVSEDCEVAGYRVLKGTEAVIIPYALHRDPRYFPNPEEFQPERFFPENAQGRHPYAYVPFSAGPRNCIGQKFAVMEEKTILSCILRHFWIESNQKREELGLEGQLILRPTNGIWIKLKRRNADEP
- the LOC111548494 gene encoding cytochrome P450 4V2 isoform X1, with the protein product MAGIWLGLVWQKLLLWGAASAVSLAGASLVLSLLQRVASYVRKWQQMRPIPTVARAYPLVGHALLMKRDGREFFQQIIEYTEEYRHTPLLKLWVGPVPMVALYNAENVEVILTSSKQIDKSSMYKFLEPWLGLGLLTSTGNKWRSRRKMLTPTFHFTILEDFLDIMNEQANILVKKLEKHVNQEAFNCFVYITLCALDIICETAMGKTIGAQSNDDSEYVRAVYRMSEMIFRRIKMPWLWLDLWYLMFKEGWEHKKSLKILHTFTNNVIAERANEMNVDEDCRGDGRDSAPSKNKRRAFLDLLLSVTDDEGNRLSHEDIREEVDTFMFEGHDTTAAAMNWSLYLLGSNPEVQKKVDHELDDVFGRSDRPATVEDLKKLRYLECVIKETLRLFPSVPLFARSVSEDCEVAGYRVLKGTEAVIIPYALHRDPRYFPNPEEFQPERFFPENAQGRHPYAYVPFSAGPRNCIGQKFAVMEEKTILSCILRHFWIESNQKREELGLEGQLILRPTNGIWIKLKRRNADEP
- the LOC111548494 gene encoding cytochrome P450 4V2 isoform X2 yields the protein MAGIWLGLVWQKLLLWGAASAVSLAGASLVLSLLQRVASYVRKWQQMRPIPTVARAYPLVGHALLMKRDGREFFQQIIEYTEEYRHTPLLKLWVGPVPMVALYNAENVEVILTSSKQIDKSSMYKFLEPWLGLGLLTSTGNKWRSRRKMLTPTFHFTILEDFLDIMNEQANILVKKLEKHVNQEAFNCFVYITLCALDIICETAMGKTIGAQSNDDSEYVRAVYRMSEMIFRRIKMPWLWLDLWYLMFKEGWEHKKSLKILHTFTNNGHDTTAAAMNWSLYLLGSNPEVQKKVDHELDDVFGRSDRPATVEDLKKLRYLECVIKETLRLFPSVPLFARSVSEDCEVAGYRVLKGTEAVIIPYALHRDPRYFPNPEEFQPERFFPENAQGRHPYAYVPFSAGPRNCIGQKFAVMEEKTILSCILRHFWIESNQKREELGLEGQLILRPTNGIWIKLKRRNADEP